The Dehalogenimonas lykanthroporepellens BL-DC-9 genome includes a window with the following:
- a CDS encoding NAD-dependent glycerol-3-phosphate dehydrogenase domain protein (PFAM: NAD-dependent glycerol-3-phosphate dehydrogenase domain protein~KEGG: dev:DhcVS_1179 glycerol-3-phosphate dehydrogenase) — protein sequence MPKIAVVGATTWGITLASVLARKEAEIRVLARTEDEALRVRQGVFKASKLPPDFTLPHGIRVTADPEEALHNTDAVILAVPSQAMRDNVKQVAGYFSRRTLIVSAAKGLEIATGKRMSQVIQDEIHKDHHSNICVLSGPNLAWEILASRPAVAVIAADKESRARRGVKLINSPDFCAFTNTDVVGVELGGALKNIVALGAGIIDGLGYGDNTKAALMTRGLTEITALSTALGANPLTLSGLAGQGDLIATCSSKLSRNHQVGERLTRGESLQSIEAHMTGVAEGVATTLVAWNMSQKLGIEMPITERLYRVLYQGDDVRAAVKDLMAAVAGHELAGRRWNLFNLFRRHKKPEITF from the coding sequence ATGCCCAAGATAGCCGTTGTCGGCGCAACAACCTGGGGTATCACACTGGCTTCCGTTCTGGCCCGCAAGGAAGCCGAAATCCGCGTTCTGGCCCGTACCGAAGACGAAGCGCTACGGGTACGGCAGGGCGTTTTCAAGGCTTCAAAACTGCCGCCGGATTTCACTCTGCCACACGGTATCCGGGTGACGGCTGATCCTGAAGAAGCCCTCCACAATACCGATGCCGTCATCCTGGCGGTACCCTCACAGGCGATGCGCGATAATGTCAAACAAGTTGCCGGGTATTTCAGCCGGCGGACGCTCATTGTATCCGCCGCCAAGGGTCTGGAAATCGCCACCGGCAAGAGAATGAGCCAGGTCATTCAAGACGAGATCCACAAGGATCACCATTCCAATATCTGCGTATTGTCCGGGCCCAACCTGGCCTGGGAGATACTGGCCAGCCGGCCGGCGGTGGCAGTGATTGCCGCCGACAAGGAGTCACGAGCCCGCCGGGGAGTCAAGCTGATTAATTCGCCTGACTTCTGCGCCTTCACCAATACCGATGTCGTTGGCGTCGAACTGGGTGGCGCGCTGAAGAATATCGTCGCCCTCGGCGCCGGCATTATTGACGGGCTGGGTTATGGCGACAACACCAAAGCGGCACTGATGACTCGGGGGTTGACCGAAATCACGGCGCTGAGCACGGCGCTGGGCGCCAATCCGCTGACCCTGTCAGGGCTGGCCGGTCAGGGCGACCTGATTGCCACCTGCTCCAGCAAGCTGTCACGTAACCACCAGGTAGGGGAACGGCTGACCCGTGGAGAATCACTGCAGAGCATTGAAGCCCACATGACCGGGGTAGCCGAGGGTGTGGCCACTACCCTGGTTGCCTGGAACATGTCTCAGAAACTGGGTATAGAAATGCCCATAACTGAAAGGCTCTACCGGGTATTGTACCAGGGCGATGATGTTCGCGCGGCGGTCAAGGACCTGATGGCGGCAGTGGCCGGGCATGAACTGGCCGGGCGTCGGTGGAATCTGTTCAATCTGTTCCGGCGCCATAAGAAACCGGAGATTACCTTCTGA
- a CDS encoding Methyltransferase type 11 (PFAM: Methyltransferase type 11~KEGG: det:DET0398 ubiquinone/menaquinone biosynthesis methlytransferase UbiE, putative): METIAPVKDPGLESEEARKRKEYMVDLFVVQAKNYDFHDDIYGLYAHRFWIRTMVRIVEKFMKNRERADMLDMGCGTGFVTFNVARKMKNIDIESFDLSPDMIAVAKERYEKGFKGRNIKFWVADAEQPFGENKYDIVTTSFAYRNFANKNLATKNVFNALKPGGIFIIQDLTKPEKQPMKGLYAFYMKYILPVLARILGTEKTAAGWLKKSTDMMPSNAQIQKILEEAGMVNCYYKSLSAGIACIIVGFKPEA; the protein is encoded by the coding sequence ATGGAAACAATCGCGCCGGTCAAAGATCCGGGACTGGAATCCGAGGAAGCCCGGAAACGTAAGGAATACATGGTAGACCTGTTCGTGGTACAGGCTAAGAACTACGATTTTCACGACGACATCTATGGTTTGTACGCCCATCGGTTCTGGATTCGTACCATGGTCAGGATTGTCGAAAAGTTTATGAAGAACCGGGAGCGCGCCGACATGCTGGATATGGGGTGCGGCACCGGTTTCGTCACCTTCAATGTCGCCCGAAAGATGAAGAATATCGACATCGAATCCTTCGACCTGTCGCCGGATATGATCGCTGTGGCCAAGGAACGCTATGAGAAAGGCTTCAAGGGGCGGAATATCAAGTTCTGGGTTGCCGATGCTGAACAGCCGTTCGGTGAGAACAAGTACGATATCGTCACTACCTCCTTTGCCTATCGTAATTTCGCCAACAAGAACCTGGCGACCAAAAACGTTTTCAATGCCCTGAAACCTGGCGGTATCTTCATCATCCAGGACCTGACCAAGCCGGAGAAGCAGCCGATGAAAGGCCTTTATGCCTTCTACATGAAATACATCCTGCCGGTACTGGCCAGGATACTGGGGACAGAAAAGACGGCCGCCGGCTGGCTGAAGAAGAGTACCGACATGATGCCGTCCAACGCCCAGATTCAGAAAATTCTGGAAGAAGCCGGCATGGTCAACTGTTATTATAAGAGTCTCTCCGCTGGTATTGCCTGTATCATCGTCGGGTTCAAACCGGAGGCATAG
- a CDS encoding Methyltransferase type 11 (PFAM: Methyltransferase type 11~KEGG: deg:DehalGT_0342 methyltransferase type 12): MEQATTAEKPLQDPGFESETARKRKAYMLELFGYQAPKYDLHDDIVGMGIHRRWVKDVLKIIGHYRQGKSDLKMLDLACGTGFVTFNTARHFPDIEIDAFDLVPEMVDVAKGRYEKGFKERNIKFWVADAEQPFGENKYDIIATCFAFRNFANKNLAAQNVFKALKPGGMFIIQDMTKPEKQPLRGLYLFALKYLLPIAGTILGTAKGSPRYLYHSVMLLPRNTDIARILTDNGFSDVWHKYQSGGMGTVVVGYKK, translated from the coding sequence ATGGAGCAAGCAACAACAGCGGAAAAACCTCTCCAGGACCCCGGCTTTGAGTCAGAAACCGCCCGGAAGCGCAAGGCCTACATGCTGGAGCTTTTTGGCTATCAGGCGCCGAAGTACGATCTGCATGACGATATCGTCGGCATGGGTATTCATCGTCGTTGGGTGAAGGACGTACTAAAGATTATCGGCCACTACCGGCAGGGTAAGTCGGACTTGAAGATGCTGGACCTGGCCTGCGGCACCGGCTTCGTCACCTTCAATACCGCTCGGCATTTCCCTGACATTGAAATAGACGCCTTTGACCTGGTACCGGAGATGGTCGATGTGGCCAAAGGTCGCTACGAGAAAGGCTTCAAGGAGCGGAACATCAAGTTCTGGGTTGCTGATGCTGAACAGCCGTTCGGTGAGAACAAGTACGATATCATCGCTACCTGCTTTGCTTTCCGCAATTTCGCCAACAAGAACCTGGCCGCCCAGAACGTCTTCAAGGCGCTTAAACCTGGCGGCATGTTCATTATTCAGGATATGACCAAACCGGAAAAACAACCGTTGCGAGGTTTATATCTGTTCGCCTTGAAATACCTTCTGCCCATTGCTGGTACCATACTCGGGACGGCCAAGGGCTCACCGCGTTACCTGTATCATTCGGTGATGCTGTTGCCCAGGAACACCGATATTGCCCGGATTCTGACCGACAACGGTTTCTCTGACGTGTGGCATAAATACCAGAGCGGCGGCATGGGGACAGTGGTGGTGGGATATAAGAAATGA
- a CDS encoding 3-dehydroquinate synthase (KEGG: det:DET0400 3-dehydroquinate synthase family protein~PFAM: 3-dehydroquinate synthase): MTRHMAELQAFKYDIGSGRYRPIYLGRDILDRLAECVQPLQADKFFIITDDNVADAYLEPVKAELSKVAETHAFIFPAGEQSKTLSTLEKLGSQVLDARATKSSVIVCLGGGVVGNLGGLLAALLFRGIRFFHVPTTMVAQIDSAIGQKQAVNYSRGKNLFGQYYPPEFVFIDFGFLRKLPERQIRAGLAESVKHGLCQEESFFEYIKDKAPNFSWEDIEYISAHTIELKLELLVIDPYEGKLDPQLELGHTIGHALEIRKNGRLLHGESIAIGMTVEACISAEMGFMEPELAERIRAIFEKIGLPTRIPADITVDQILETLTFDNKRRTAINDFFLLEKFACFHKENGRISCKVPEPLLRQVLERSY; the protein is encoded by the coding sequence ATGACGAGGCACATGGCTGAATTACAGGCGTTCAAGTATGATATTGGTAGCGGGCGTTACCGCCCCATTTACCTGGGCCGGGATATCCTGGACCGCCTGGCGGAATGTGTCCAGCCGCTTCAAGCCGACAAGTTTTTTATCATCACAGATGATAATGTGGCTGACGCTTACCTGGAGCCGGTCAAGGCCGAGTTGTCCAAGGTGGCCGAAACCCACGCCTTCATTTTTCCGGCCGGTGAGCAGTCCAAGACGTTGTCCACCCTGGAAAAACTGGGCTCTCAGGTGCTGGATGCCAGGGCGACCAAGTCTTCGGTCATTGTCTGCCTGGGCGGCGGCGTAGTCGGCAATCTAGGCGGCCTGCTGGCAGCGCTGTTGTTCCGCGGCATTCGTTTCTTCCATGTGCCGACCACCATGGTCGCTCAGATTGATTCAGCCATCGGCCAGAAACAGGCGGTTAACTACAGCCGGGGCAAGAATCTGTTCGGTCAGTATTACCCGCCGGAGTTCGTCTTCATTGACTTCGGTTTCCTGAGGAAACTGCCGGAGCGGCAGATTCGCGCCGGTCTGGCCGAGTCGGTCAAGCACGGGTTGTGTCAGGAAGAGAGTTTCTTCGAGTATATCAAGGATAAAGCCCCGAATTTCTCGTGGGAAGACATCGAGTATATTTCAGCTCATACCATCGAACTCAAACTGGAACTTCTGGTCATCGACCCGTATGAGGGCAAGCTTGACCCTCAGCTGGAACTGGGCCATACCATCGGTCACGCTCTGGAAATCCGCAAGAACGGCCGGCTTCTTCACGGCGAGTCCATTGCCATCGGCATGACGGTTGAAGCCTGTATTTCAGCCGAGATGGGTTTCATGGAGCCGGAGCTGGCCGAAAGAATCAGGGCCATATTCGAAAAAATCGGTCTGCCGACCCGGATTCCGGCCGACATCACCGTCGACCAGATTCTGGAAACGCTGACCTTCGATAACAAGCGGCGCACCGCGATCAATGATTTTTTCCTCCTTGAAAAATTCGCCTGCTTCCACAAGGAGAACGGCAGGATTTCCTGCAAGGTTCCGGAGCCGCTGTTGAGGCAGGTTCTTGAGCGTTCGTACTAG